The following are encoded together in the Candidatus Omnitrophota bacterium genome:
- the purN gene encoding phosphoribosylglycinamide formyltransferase, producing the protein MLKNFAVFASGHGSNLEAIIRAVKKGSIKARLALVVSDKSNAYALTRAKKANIKTLVVSSENFPDRESFDREVIKHLKDEKIDFIVLAGFMRILSAVFINEYRDRILNVHPALLPSFKGAHAIKDAFDHGVKVTGVTVHFVDEKVDNGAIILQQEVKVSPKDTLETLEEKIHRVEHKLYPQAISLFVRDKISASGRKVKTA; encoded by the coding sequence ATGTTAAAAAACTTTGCGGTTTTTGCGTCCGGTCATGGAAGCAATTTAGAAGCGATCATTCGTGCTGTTAAAAAGGGAAGTATTAAAGCGCGTTTAGCCTTGGTTGTGTCGGACAAAAGCAACGCTTACGCGCTTACGCGCGCCAAGAAAGCGAATATCAAAACTCTTGTTGTGTCTTCAGAAAATTTTCCGGACCGCGAAAGTTTTGACCGGGAAGTTATTAAACATTTGAAAGATGAAAAGATCGACTTTATTGTTTTAGCCGGATTTATGCGCATTTTAAGCGCGGTTTTTATCAATGAATACCGCGATCGCATCCTTAATGTGCATCCCGCGCTTTTACCCAGCTTTAAAGGCGCGCACGCCATCAAAGACGCTTTTGATCATGGAGTGAAAGTGACAGGGGTAACGGTGCATTTCGTTGATGAAAAAGTTGATAACGGAGCTATTATTCTGCAGCAAGAAGTGAAAGTCTCGCCCAAAGATACCCTTGAAACTTTAGAAGAAAAGATCCATCGCGTGGAACACAAGCTCTATCCTCAGGCGATCAGTCTTTTTGTCAGAGACAAGATATCTGCATCGGGGCGAAAAGTAAAAACCGCTTAA
- a CDS encoding tetratricopeptide repeat protein, with protein sequence MDFFRKDSFKTGWLIAIVIALTFTAYSFILGASFRQIDDRGCIVDNADIRSFSNIGKIFKKGFFEIDHSYYRPLVHLSFMTEYHFFGLNPLPYYLNNIFLHIANALIVFFLFRYFFKDLVIAFFVSLLFAIHPIQWESVSNVAGRSSLLCSFFYLSAFFSFCLFLDRKKIALYVLSLLLFALALLCKEIAAVLPFLVVSYIFFLADRSKKTFRELLQWALPFFIILALYFLLRQMLGITEIFRVPKGQEVFAFTTFLRSVITHLRLFLFPVDLYFLRSKELFTDFVNIEFLLTLAFFFVVGFVVFRYWRRMPNYFKFFLCWFWIELLPVSQIIGGVGPQPGYIATFEHFLYVPSIAIFASLVFLFKNIIPKTVDLKIISKSSWIVIISGLLMFFFLITIKQNIYVKDEIRMLKESIRYNPNSFQIQQNLGIIHARKGLFKDAGDYFKNSLEINPDSVVSRIALGKALCDQGLYWDGIGEYEKIQNAGPEADLLKKNLRATYEFLARRYKQDIEKDPENPKLYYSLGVVYSKTEKMPEAIEEYKRSVALDPNFKNALFNLGTGYAILGKFDDAAFWLEKAVSLKTEPKEDLDYQAFSYLSLIYEKLGQPQKSEAALKESIRPGLALPETQNGRSQEK encoded by the coding sequence GTGGATTTCTTCCGAAAAGATTCTTTTAAAACCGGATGGCTGATCGCGATCGTTATTGCTTTAACTTTTACGGCGTATTCTTTTATTTTGGGCGCTTCCTTCCGGCAGATCGACGATCGCGGATGTATCGTCGACAATGCGGATATCCGAAGCTTCTCTAATATCGGGAAGATCTTTAAAAAAGGATTTTTTGAGATCGACCATTCGTATTACCGCCCCTTGGTCCATTTAAGTTTCATGACGGAATACCATTTCTTTGGACTCAATCCTTTACCGTATTATTTAAACAATATTTTCCTGCACATAGCGAATGCGCTAATCGTCTTTTTTCTTTTTCGGTATTTCTTCAAAGATCTTGTGATAGCTTTTTTCGTTTCTCTGCTTTTTGCGATCCATCCTATCCAGTGGGAAAGCGTATCTAACGTTGCCGGACGATCTTCCTTGTTATGTTCCTTTTTTTATTTGAGCGCTTTTTTCAGTTTTTGCCTATTTCTCGACAGGAAGAAAATAGCGCTTTATGTTCTTTCTTTGCTGTTGTTCGCGCTGGCTTTATTGTGCAAAGAAATAGCCGCCGTATTGCCGTTTTTGGTCGTTTCCTATATTTTCTTTTTGGCCGACAGATCAAAAAAGACATTTCGTGAATTATTGCAATGGGCTTTACCGTTTTTTATCATCTTAGCTTTGTACTTTCTTTTGCGGCAGATGTTGGGGATCACCGAAATATTTCGCGTGCCCAAAGGTCAGGAAGTTTTTGCATTTACGACATTTTTAAGAAGCGTCATTACCCATTTAAGATTATTCTTATTTCCGGTCGATCTTTATTTCTTAAGATCCAAAGAGCTTTTTACCGATTTTGTTAACATAGAGTTTCTTCTGACCTTAGCGTTCTTTTTTGTGGTGGGCTTTGTTGTATTTCGATATTGGCGAAGGATGCCCAACTACTTTAAATTCTTTTTATGTTGGTTTTGGATAGAGTTATTGCCTGTCTCGCAAATTATCGGCGGTGTTGGCCCTCAGCCCGGTTACATTGCCACCTTTGAACATTTTCTTTATGTCCCTTCGATCGCTATTTTTGCCTCCCTCGTGTTTCTTTTTAAAAACATCATTCCCAAGACCGTAGATCTTAAGATCATTTCAAAGTCTTCCTGGATCGTTATCATTTCAGGACTGCTGATGTTTTTTTTCTTGATAACTATCAAACAAAACATTTATGTCAAAGATGAGATCCGGATGCTTAAGGAAAGTATTCGCTACAATCCAAATAGTTTCCAGATCCAGCAAAATTTAGGGATCATCCACGCGCGAAAAGGGTTATTCAAAGACGCGGGAGATTATTTTAAGAACTCTTTGGAGATAAATCCTGATAGCGTCGTTAGCCGCATTGCGCTCGGCAAAGCTCTTTGCGACCAGGGGCTTTACTGGGATGGTATCGGGGAATATGAGAAGATCCAAAATGCGGGGCCTGAGGCCGATCTATTGAAAAAAAACCTTCGCGCAACTTATGAATTTCTCGCCCGTCGATATAAGCAGGATATAGAAAAAGATCCCGAAAATCCCAAACTTTATTACAGTCTTGGTGTTGTGTATTCAAAGACCGAAAAGATGCCGGAGGCTATTGAGGAATACAAAAGATCTGTCGCTCTTGACCCGAATTTTAAGAATGCTCTTTTTAATTTGGGAACCGGCTACGCTATTTTAGGGAAATTTGACGATGCCGCTTTTTGGCTAGAAAAAGCTGTCAGCCTCAAAACGGAACCGAAAGAAGATCTGGATTATCAGGCCTTTTCGTATTTGTCTTTGATCTATGAAAAATTAGGGCAGCCTCAGAAGTCTGAGGCTGCCCTCAAAGAAAGCATCCGCCCCGGCTTGGCTCTGCCAGAAACTCAAAATGGCCGTAGTCAGGAAAAGTAA
- a CDS encoding MFS transporter: protein MDKFFENLKNKDFFCLWLAQIISQFGDRVNQMALIGLVAGLKPGSAIHLAKILSFTIIPVFIVGPIAGVYVDRWDRRTTLFICDFLRGLFILSIPLVFMMKGSMIPIYIVVFLAFCLSRFYVPAKMSIIPDLVEEKNLLIANSLINTTGMIAFVLGCAVGGFIVEKIGADGGFVTGAVTFFISGLLVFKMNGKPKLRINRDELLGLGKEVVGVIQKSVIGEIKEGVLYFLQHKEIRFIASMMFLLFAAAGAIYIVIIVFVQNAFNTVTKDLGILAVFLGIGLFVGSLLYGRWGEKSSQFKTIFFCLILGGLALLAFSIAVEHFTNRILAIALAFILGLVVGPIVIAANTIVHQVGDAKMLGKVFSSLEIVMHLAFLLTMLLSAAASEYIDAFWILVASGSVFVMIGFVGILRHRENQKIPGVA, encoded by the coding sequence ATGGACAAATTTTTTGAAAACCTGAAAAATAAAGATTTCTTTTGCCTTTGGCTGGCGCAGATCATTTCGCAATTTGGCGATCGCGTCAACCAAATGGCCTTGATCGGCTTGGTGGCTGGACTTAAGCCCGGTTCGGCAATACACTTGGCGAAAATCTTATCATTTACCATCATCCCTGTTTTTATCGTCGGGCCTATCGCCGGTGTTTATGTGGACCGCTGGGACAGAAGGACCACTCTTTTTATCTGTGATTTTTTGCGCGGGCTTTTTATTTTGAGCATTCCGCTTGTTTTTATGATGAAGGGATCGATGATCCCTATTTATATTGTTGTTTTTCTCGCGTTTTGCCTGAGCCGCTTTTATGTCCCTGCCAAGATGTCTATTATTCCTGACTTGGTGGAAGAGAAAAATTTGCTTATCGCCAATTCCTTAATCAACACGACCGGCATGATCGCTTTTGTATTAGGTTGCGCGGTGGGCGGATTTATCGTTGAGAAAATCGGCGCTGACGGAGGATTTGTCACGGGGGCGGTAACGTTTTTCATTTCAGGGCTTCTTGTTTTTAAAATGAACGGAAAGCCGAAGCTAAGAATTAACCGGGACGAATTATTGGGGCTGGGAAAAGAAGTCGTCGGTGTTATTCAAAAATCTGTTATCGGAGAGATCAAAGAAGGAGTTTTGTACTTTCTGCAGCATAAAGAGATCCGTTTTATTGCCAGTATGATGTTTCTTCTTTTCGCGGCGGCCGGGGCTATTTATATCGTTATTATTGTTTTCGTTCAAAATGCGTTTAATACGGTCACCAAAGATCTGGGGATCTTGGCGGTATTTTTAGGGATCGGGCTTTTTGTCGGGTCGCTTCTTTACGGGCGCTGGGGAGAAAAGAGTTCGCAATTCAAGACCATCTTCTTTTGTCTTATTTTGGGCGGCTTAGCGCTTTTAGCTTTCTCTATCGCGGTGGAACATTTTACAAACCGTATTTTAGCGATCGCCTTAGCATTTATTCTGGGCCTGGTGGTCGGGCCTATCGTCATTGCGGCTAATACGATCGTGCATCAAGTTGGTGATGCAAAAATGCTAGGAAAGGTTTTTAGTTCTCTGGAAATTGTTATGCATTTAGCGTTTCTTTTGACGATGCTTCTAAGCGCGGCGGCCAGTGAATATATTGATGCCTTTTGGATCTTAGTTGCGTCAGGTTCGGTTTTTGTTATGATCGGTTTTGTCGGGATCTTACGGCATCGGGAAAACCAGAAAATTCCGGGAGTAGCATAA
- a CDS encoding DUF3568 family protein, which yields MSFNERQIGKVFLRRCRLGIAVLIVSLSLSLSGCATLIIGSIAAAGGYAISQDTIQGETEKDFETVWQSAVDIVSIMGTISSQSQELGRISGIVNGAKITVHVTQLTSSTIRVKVKARKALFPSIANAQNIFIKIVNRANE from the coding sequence TTGTCATTTAACGAAAGGCAGATAGGAAAAGTGTTTTTAAGGCGCTGTCGTTTAGGAATTGCGGTATTAATTGTATCGTTGAGCTTGTCGCTGAGCGGTTGCGCCACCTTAATTATAGGAAGCATCGCTGCGGCCGGTGGTTATGCGATTAGTCAAGATACAATTCAGGGTGAGACAGAAAAGGATTTTGAAACCGTTTGGCAGTCGGCGGTTGACATTGTTTCTATTATGGGAACGATCAGTTCGCAAAGTCAGGAACTGGGAAGGATCTCCGGTATTGTCAACGGCGCGAAAATCACAGTTCATGTTACCCAGCTTACTTCCTCAACCATCAGAGTCAAAGTAAAAGCCCGCAAGGCCCTTTTCCCTAGCATCGCGAATGCCCAGAATATCTTTATCAAGATCGTTAACCGAGCCAATGAATAG